One part of the Campylobacteraceae bacterium genome encodes these proteins:
- a CDS encoding glycosyltransferase, protein MNKNLLIIFVKEPKKGFVKTRLANKLGDEFVLELYKCFVKDLLVNVESKNYDIKMYVTGSKEKTQKIFNFSCVFSQVDGNLGLKMKTAFMNEFEFYEKVVLIGSDTPHIRHSFINEAFLKLNTKEIVLGPADDGGYYLIAFNKTSFNKNVFENISWSSPMVFTQTLQKLNVKKLALLENLNDIDDSEDLQRFYDEFKHNDFMLDHTLHYLKESTSWKNLT, encoded by the coding sequence ATGAATAAAAACCTACTTATTATTTTTGTAAAAGAACCTAAAAAGGGTTTTGTTAAAACAAGACTGGCAAATAAGCTTGGAGATGAATTTGTTTTAGAGTTATATAAATGTTTTGTAAAAGATTTGCTTGTGAATGTAGAATCAAAAAACTATGATATTAAAATGTATGTAACAGGTTCAAAAGAAAAAACACAAAAAATATTTAACTTTTCTTGTGTTTTTTCACAAGTTGATGGTAATTTAGGGCTTAAAATGAAAACAGCTTTCATGAATGAATTTGAATTTTATGAAAAAGTAGTTTTAATCGGAAGTGATACGCCTCATATTAGACATTCTTTTATAAATGAAGCTTTTTTAAAATTAAATACAAAAGAAATTGTATTAGGCCCTGCTGATGATGGAGGATATTATTTAATTGCTTTTAATAAAACAAGCTTTAATAAAAATGTCTTTGAAAATATTTCTTGGAGCAGCCCTATGGTTTTTACCCAAACCTTACAAAAACTAAATGTTAAAAAATTAGCTTTGCTTGAAAATTTAAATGATATTGATGACAGTGAAGATTTACAAAGATTTTATGATGAGTTTAAACACAATGATTTTATGCTTGATCACACATTACACTATTTAAAGGAAAGTACTTCATGGAAAAATTTGACGTAA